The genome window CGACGCCAACGTCCCCAACGACCAGGGCCAGACGCCGCTGGCCGGCGTGGCCTACAAGGGCTACCTGGAGATCGCCGAACTGCTGCTGCGGCACGGCGCCAGCGTGGAAGGCGCCAGCCCGGACGGCAAGACACCGTTGATGATGGCCGCCATGTTCAACCGCCTGGCCATCCTCGAACTGCTGCTGCGGCACGGCGCGCGCATCGATGCCGTGGACAGCCGCGGCATGACTGCCGTCAAACTGGCCAAGTCCATGAATGCGCAGGAGACGCTGGCCCGCCTGGCCAGCCTGGGGCAGACGGCGTAGCCAACGCCGACATCACCGGCAGTTTTGCGACTGCCATTGGAGCGTTCAGGAAGCGCTCTGCCGCACCAAGCGCCCGCGCTCATTCGTCGTGCCTGGCGCCGGGTCGGAATGCCGAACGCCGGCACGGCCGAGCCGTCCATGGCCGACAAACTGGACAGCATCGCCAGCGGTTCGGCATCGGCAAAGCGCGCCCAGCAGCGCAGCGGTGATTGCGGCCTCATCGCTTGGCGTGCAACGGGCCTACTGGGATAGGCTCTTAGTCGCACCCCTTTAAAGGTGTACATTGACAGCACCGTCTTTTAATACCCGTGCCGTTGATACGTGGCGTCGCGCAACAGCGCCGGCCACGTAGCCTTTTTTTACTGTTTTTTTCGGGCCGCGAGGGTGTTTGCGCAGCGTTTTTGGTTTGGCGTAAGCGGCAATCTGAAGCAGTAATTTGCTCAGCTCTGATGCACACATGGCGTCGTAGCGCCGCCATGCTTTGGTTGGCACAGCCATCACCATGCCGGCATAGTGCGCCCGTACCTCCACGGCCACATAAAACGGCGATAGCTCAATGCCGCTGGCAACCAAGTCGTGCGCGGTGCTTACCGCGCGCTGCAAGACAGTCAGCACGTTATAGGCCAGGATCGCGATACCGAACGCGAACAAGGCTGCGCGCGGGTGTCCGAGAGTCTTGACTTCACTGTGCAAGACCGATTCGAGCCGCTGGAACATTGTCTCGATCCGCCAGCGCTTGCTGTATAGGCGAGCAATGGCGCGTGCACTGAAATGCTCTTTTGGTAGATTCGTCAGTAATCGGAGAATCATTTCGCCATCGTCAGTGGGCTTGTAAAGTTGCAGTTCAATGCGACGTGATGCTACCTTCTGTCCTGTAGCTCCAGGGATGGCAACGCACTGTTCAAAGACGGCGCCGGTCGCGATTCTCCCTCGATATGTCAGCTCGTCGAGCGGTGCCGGATTGGGCGTACGACCGTGCTCACGCACGATGAAGGCACACCCACGGCGATCCCATTCGGACAGGATCATGCGCGTGCTGAAGTTGCGATCAGCAATCCACAGGTCGCCCGGATGCGAACGCTCTAGTAACGGCGGCATTACGGCGCGTTCCTGCGAGTGTGCATCTTCGCAAGGCTCCATATCGACGACCAGGCCCGAATCAGGGTCATACACCACAAGGGACTGGCCAGGCATTGCGGCGCCGCGAAAGGCGCGTAAAGGCTTCAACCGCTTTTCGCTTGCAGGCAAATGGTTACCGTCCACGATTCGGGTGCGGTAACCCGGAACCAGCGGTGCATTCCCCTGCAAAAATGGCGTGATCACATCTCCAAGGCGCTCGACGCTGCCGGTGACCAGAGCCCGTACCAGGTTCGGCTCGGTATGCTTGACCTTGTCATATAAAGCTTGCACCGAAACAGGCAAATCAGGGTAAGCCTGCGCTGCAGCGTGAAGCGATGGCCGCAGCCCAACTGCGACCACGGACATCAGTTCGACTGTCGTCGAGAACAGTAGCTCCCTCTGGTATTGGGCGCCACGTTCACGCTCGAACAGTGCATCGACCCAAGCAGGATCGAGGGCACGTTGCAGCACCAGCCTTGCCATTACAGTCAGCGGGCTGATTTTTGCGCAGTGCGATACCACAGCATTCATCATCATGGCAGTTTCCTCCTGCCCCAGTTAGATGATGTTTGCTACAAAGAGTGCAGGTTTTATTTCATCTGTGGCGACGCACCTTTAAAGGGGTGGCTCTTAGTCGGGCTGACAAGACTCGCCGGTGACCAGCAACGACAGCGCCTCGCGTCCCAGTTTCAGCGGGTGACCGAGCAGGGTCCAGGGCCCAGCGCCGTCGGCTGGCCACTCGTCCCATGCCAGCAAGCCAAGCCTGCGCAGCGGCGCGCCGGCGCCGAACAGGCGATGCGTGGCCAAGCGTGCCGCCAGCCGGTCGCCAGCCAGCAGAAATGACGCGGTCTCGGCGGTAGGCCAGAAACCCCGGTGACTGCCGCCCTGCCCGCCGAACTCGCTGAACGGCAAATCCATGCTGGCGTTGCGAATCAGGAAACTGTCCAGCGCCTGCGGACGCACATGCGGCGCCAGCGCAAGAATCAGCACCAGCCGCTCCTCGGTACTGAGCCCCCATTTGCGCAACGCCAAGGCATACGGCGCGTGCGCCGGCAAGGTGGGCGGCTCCGGCATGCGAGGCGCGTCGGCGCGCTGGAAATACTGCGCCATCGACGCCGCGATGACGGCATCCAGCCAGGCCAGCTCCGCCTCCAGCGCCTTGGCGGCCGTGATTTCGATGTCCCTCATGTTCACCGTGTTCGCATGCATGAAGAACGGCCCGCCCTGGTCCGGCGCGTGTGGCCCGGGCAGCTGGCCCTGAGGGTCGGCCTCGACCTGCAGCGCGGTGCCAATCTGCAAGCCCGGTATGGCAGGGGCATGCACCTGCCCGCTGTCACTGGCGACGCAGCGCGGCGGCAGGGCGAAAGTGAGCTCGGTCACCCAGTTACCGTGTTCCAGCGTGTGCTCCACGCGGGTGATATACACGTCGCCGTCGAAGCGCTTGCCCAGTCCGGCCAGTTCGATGGTCTTGCCCGGCACCGCCAGCGCATTGCCCTGGAAACTCACCGTACCGCGCACGCCGGAGCGCGCATCCAGCTCGGCACTGAACGCGATGATCGACTCGCCATAGGCGACTAGCAGTACGCAACTGTTGTCGGCTTGCACCGGCGCTCCGATGGCGACCTCGGCGCAGCTCAGCACCAGCTGCGAGCCGCCCTGTCCGCCTATCCGCATGCCGTGCTTGACGATGATGCCCTTGAAGACGGTGCTGATGTTCGGGTGGTAGCCTATTGCGACCTCCACCGTCACGCCGGGCAGCAGCGTGTCTGCCGTACTAAGCTTGAATCCCCCCGTGGACGGATCGCCGTCGGCGAGCACGATGCGCGCCGTGCCCAGGCGATTGAGCTCGCCCGTGACGTGTATGCTTTCGACTGCATAGTCATCCGGCATGACATGCCCGTTCAGCGTGACCGTCATCGACACCGTGTCAGTCTCGCCGTCCAGCGGCCTTCGGCCTGGGTCTTGCGGTACTCCTGCCATCACAATGACTCCTCGATAAGCGTTCAGGAAACCAGCTGTTGCTGCTGGAATGTCAGCACGATGAATTCGGCCGGATGAAGCAATGCCACGCGTATCGACACGCGCATATAACCGTTCAGGATATCGTCGCCGCTCATGCTGCTGCCCAGACCGATCTGCACGCTGAACGCATCCTGCGCCTTGGCGCCGGCCAGCGCCCCGCTCTGCCACTGGCTGGTCAGGAAGTTGGAGATCATGTTCTGCACCGCCGCCCAGGTCGTGGCCGCGTTGGGCGCGAAGACATAGGCGAGCATCGCGTTCTTGATCGATTGCTCCAGCATGATCAGCGTGCGGCGCACGTTGATGTAGCGCCAGTCATCGCTGTTGCCATCGAGCGTGCGCGCGCCCCACACCACCAGGCCACGCGTGGGAAGGGTGCGGATCGCGTTGACCGCCCGCCCGTCGAGCGGCATGTTCAGATCCTCCTGGTCGTCATGCGAGATATCCACCATCGGCGAGAGCGCCCCCATGATGCTGGTGTTGGCCGGCGCCATCCACACGCCAGCACTTTCATCCGTCCGCGCGTACACGCCAGCCATGGCGCAGGCCGGCGGCAACTGGTTGGCCAGCGCCAGCATGTCGGCCACCACGCGCTGGTACAAGGGACTCACCTGCCGAAGCTGGTCATGACGGCGCGCAATCACCGCCGTGCGGCTTTCCGTGCCGGCTGGCAGTGGAACGGCGTCGGCCGGCAGCCGATGTTGGATGGCGGCATACAGGGTGTTCATGTTGCCTTGCATCTGCGCGGAGGGTTGCGGCTTCATCGCCGCCAGTTCGGCCTTGAGCGCGTCAGCCAGCAACGCCAGCCCTGCGTCTTGCAGGCTGTCGTAGGTGATGCTGCCTTCGTCGACCACATCAAAATTGAGCCACGGATAATAGGCCGCGCCGTAGTTGAGGAAATTGCTGCCGATTTTCTCGCGCAAGCCATCCTTCTTGCCGGAAATAACATCACCGTCCGGGTCAAAGGTACGCTGCCTGCCGCCGCCATGGATGTCGATCAGCGCCATGCGGTTCTGCATGCCGCCGCAATGCTGGAGCGCCGCCTGCCAGAACTGGTAGCAATCGTCCGCACCAGCGAGCAAGACACTGTCCGGCGCCACGATCAGCGTCACATCCAGCACTTTTTTCAAGGCATCGAACGGGGCTTCCCTGACGCCGGCGGGATCACCTTCCGGCATGAAATCCGAGGCTTGGATACCATAGACCTGGACACTGGCAAAGGTTCCCACCGATATCACGTAGGCCGGTCCGCCGCCGTTCATGAAGTACAGCTTCACACCGTGGTAAAGGAAAAACTGCTGCGCCAATGCGGCGGTGAGGGTCTTCTGGTTGACGCCGGGGGCCAGCGAAAACCTCGGCACCGGTGGGCCGCCGAAGATACGCACATAGTCCACCAGCGAGCCGATACGGGTGGGAATGCGTGCCTTGGAAACAGGTCCGTCGGCAGCCTTCTCGGTGTAGCCGAGAAACACCGGTATCGCCGTGGCCACCTCGACTACCGTATTGGGAAATGCATCCTGCTCGACGATATACACGCCGGGGGTCTTCAATTGCATCATCGCTCCCTGTCCGGCACTGGGCTTGAAGGCTGGCGCGGCGGCCGCAAGCTGAATGTCAACATACGATAAACAACGGCAAAAATCGCCGTGTCAGTGATTTGTGAGCAAGCCAAGTTGGCGCCACCTTGGCGACAAGTAATTATTTTAATATGAAATTTTGTTTTTTAATAAATTAAAAAAAATATTGCTGTATCCGCAGTTAAAAAAGACATTGCGTAAAATAGCGTCGATCACATGCTCTCGGCGCTTGTTCGCGTTCAACGTACTGCTGCAGGGGGCTGGCTGCATAAAAAAAAGCCCTGTAAAAACAGGGCTTTGGCTTATTCAGTCATCCGACATGCAAAATTTTCTGAGGGAAACTCACTCCCACTCAATTGTCAACGATCTTGCTAAGCGCTTGATTTTTAAGTGTTTTCCAAACCACTCAGTTACCGATACCCTCAAAAATACCCTCAACTGAAAAATCCGCTATTGCCGGTTTGTCGCGGCCGGGATAGGATACACCAGTCCGCTTACTCGCAACTGTCATCAGATTCTTCTGGGCGACAACGCCTTCATCTCAGCACAGCAGCAATCAAAGCGCCCCGATAAATTTAAGGATACGCCGATCTTCAGCGCCGCGCTGTCACACTGTCACTCGCGTAATATCACGCCCGCTATAGCGATAGGGACGAGGCAATGGCACGCGCCTATCTCTCAACCGCTTTTACCATGTCCCACATCGCCGCCGCTTTTCACGTATCGAGCAGGACAGTCAGTCGAGCCATATCGGCATTTAATAAAGCGCAACTTGCTGCAGATCGCGACGGCCAAGGCTGAGATCGTGTACGAGTGGCGGACCTGACCCCGGCACTACAACCTGACCCTGGTCCCAGTTCGGGTTTTCAGGACAGTTAATTATGCACACGAAACTTTGCGGCCTAGCTCAACCTGACCTCGCACCCTGTTCAGTCATTGAAATAAAATTGGTTGTCCACTAGAAATACTAATCTGTGCTAGCTGCTTCAATCGTGCTACTAATGATTCACCATCAATATCAAAAAAGCAATCCAGCAATGTTTGAGGACAAAGACCAAAAGTCTTAGCAACTTCTTTCTTCCATTCGGAATTGAATTCAACAGGAGGATAGCAACACAGCACCTCTGCTATCTGCATCAACTCAGCAAGTAAACGTTCAGCTTCCTGACTTGTCCACTCACCATCACTATCGGAATGAGTATTAAGCACTGGACACACTGTACCAACTGTTCCAGTTTCAACGGTGGCAGCGACAGCGTCACGAAAAAAATTGAAATCCGCATACGAGCCGACTTCGACACCTTCCAATTCTTCATCTCCATCAAACACACAAAGATACAGTCCCATATTACATCCGTTCAATTTTAATTAATCCATTCGCACCATTCACAAAGTTCCTTAACGAATCGTGAATTTTCGCAGTCTTTGGTAACTGAATTATGAGCTTTAATTTTCGCTCATACGCCATATAGGCCAGCATTTTTATTTGGTAAGTTAAGCGAAGCTGGGATACATTTTTTATTAAATATACTTTATCCCCCACCTCCGCATCTGCCTTCGCACCTCTTACCGCTTGGTGTTTTGTATAAAAAAAATCCATCAATATCTCACTAAGGTTTAATAACTTTCACTCCCCAGAAATCCAAATATTTTTGAAACTGAGGATTCACTGGTCGATTTGTTTGCACTGTAAAAGGTTGACGATCTACGGTTGCCTTATATGTTTCCAAACGTAGTTGATAAGTGGAATTCAACTCACTAGTACCACCTTTAATTTCAAGATAACCATTCTCGACGCTGTCAAAAATTGTTCCTTTTAACTGCCCCCCTGGGGTATATTTTGGTTCTCCTACCATAGCTTTGAATGTCGCCGTTTCAACTTCCGCTATCTTCGGTCTAAATACGGTGTTGTTTTTTCCAACGCCAAGTGCTGATAACTGCTCAACCTCATAAAGTTGCCCTGCTCTTAGCGGGTTAACAGCTGAGCCACTTACACCATCCTTCGACAAGGAAGGTACACTCTGTTCCCATGCATTGGTCAACGGATTCTGGCGCGCTATGACTTTTCCATCCGCGCCTATCAATTCCGCATTTCGTATGGGAATGGGAGTATTTTCGATAGTTCGCTCTACTACCTGAGCAGTATTGCGCGAAAAATCAATGGATTTCCCCAGTTTTTTTACTGCACCAACTATACCGCCAATGCCAGTCGACAGTATAACAGTAGTGCCAATGGCGCCATCTTGAACATCACTGCCTACGTAGCCTGCACGTTCAAATCCTCCAGCAAGTAAATCAGTCACTTCCCCTGTCGCCTTGTCGATCATTTTTTCTACTACGGGAACCTGCTTGACAGTAAACATCAGAGGTCCGGCCATGAAGTCCGCCCCGGCCAAGGCAAGTTTCGCTTCAGGCTTACTCTCAATAAAATTACCAAATTCCTTGACAGCAGTCCCGACATGCTGGGAACCTTTGTCGAGATATCGAGATAGCAAGAAAGCGTCTGGTACAGCACTGCTCGCATCTGATAAATTTTCATTCGAAACGTCCGAAGCAGGAACGGTGTGCACCTCTACATTAGGATTTTTAATGAAGCCTGCCCGCACATACGATTCATGGATATCCGCAATTTGTTCAGCTGTTGCCCCCCGTAAGCTCAAATAATTGTCTACTCGACGCAGTCTTTCAGCGGGCGAAATATCCTGCAATGAAGGGTCGTGCTGCAGATCAGTCACTTCCTTCAATACTTTATATTCATCAGGTGAACTAGACGCATTGAGGCCTAACTCAGCTCCTATATACCCAATTTGGGCCTGCTGCTCTAATGACAACAACTTGAAAGAATCCGGTAATTTTGGACGATTGAGTAAGCCAGAAGCACTGGTGCCAGCGGCATTCACTGCCGCCCCAGTCAAACCACCGCTCAGCGCACCAATCGCCGTGGAGGCCAGCAGTCGGGAAGTGCCCCCCTCAGCCCAATCGCTTTCAATCTTTGCTGCCTGGAGCAACATTTCGTCTCTTTTCGTCTTGTCAGGCTCACGAAACGCTGCGTCCTTCAAATCAAATGCTTCCGCCAGCTTGTCTTTGGCGTACGCCTCCACCTCATTTGCCGCCGCCGCCGCAAACGCCGCCGTTACATCCATCGTCGCCTGCAGCTTGGATTTGTCGAAATTATTGCCGATCTTGCCGCTGCTATCCACACCGGTCGTCACATCGCGGTTCACACCCGCGATAGTTTCTTCCGCTCCCTTGCCGGTCGCCGCGCGCTGGGCCGCGTCGTCTGTGATGACGAGTGTGCCGCCGCTGATGCCGCTGCGCGTGGTGCTGCTGGCATTTTCGCTAGTCCCCACGATAATAGGCAAACCTGCGGTTTTGGCATCCTTCTCGCCGCCGACGTTGGTGAGGTTATCGTTCTTAGGCCCCGTGCCTGCGAACGACACTCCTCCCGACACCCCAACACTGCTGCCCTTCGATATCGCATGATTGGCAATGTCGCTGTGCGTCAAAGTCGAGGTAATCAGGCTGCTGTTTGGCTTGCCTGCCTCCGTTGCACTGATGACGGCGCCTTTCAGGTCCGTATTGCCGCCCACCTTAATCTGGAAGCCGCCGTCGCCCGCCTTGATGCCGCTTTGCTCCTGCACGCTGGCATAGTCGTTGTGCATATTGCTCTGGCTATAGCTGCCGCTGACGCTGGCGCCAAAGCCCACGGTACCGCTGACGGAAAGACTCTGGCTCTTGCTGTCGAACTTGGCCAGGTCTTGCAGACTCTCCAGGTTCAGATTGCCCTTGATGTCGGCAATCACCTGGTTGGCGCTGGCCACGGCGCCCTTGATGTTGGTGTCGCCACCGCTTGTGATGACCAACTTGTCGCCCGCATTCACATGCGTATTGAGCTGCGTCGTGCCGTCACCATCCTCATGGCCCTTGCTGCCGCTGACGCTGGCCGTGAAGCCGAAGGACATGCCCTTGCTGCTGACGCTGGCCGCCACGCCAGCCGCTGCGCTCATGCTCGAACTCTTGCTGTGCTGGCTTTCCGTATCCTGCGCGGCCAGCAGATTGACGTTATTGTCGGCATGCAGGCGGATATCGTTCTTCGCATTCAAGTCGCTACCGAGGATATTGATGTTGCTATCCTTGCCGCCACCCAGGGCCGTGATGTTGATATTGTTGCCTGTCAACACACTGCCGCTATGCGTGGTGCTGGCCGTATTTTGCGTCTGGATGCTTTCCGAATGGCCCGCCGTCAGGCTGATGCTGATGCTTGGACCGCCTTCCTTCATCATGTCCTTGGCAGCGTCCTTGGCGGCCATGGCCGCCGTGGCGGCCGCCATGGCCGTAACGCGGCCATCCTTGGCCGTGCTGGCCGCCGAACTCATGGTTTGCAAGGTCTGGATGGCACTGATCACGCTGCCGCCCAGAGCCAGGGTCAAGCCATCCTGCGTGGTCTTGACTTCGAATTTGCCCTTCTCATTGTCCTGGCCCGGCTTGATGGTGACGCTCTTGCCGATGATATCGAGATCGGTGGCGGCAAGAATATCGCTGCCGCCTATCGTCACGTTATTGCCGGCAACCATCGTCAGCGCACCGCCCGTGGCACCGATCGAACTGCGCGCCTCGCCGCTTTGCAAGGTGGCGTCACGCTCCTGGTCCACCGTCGTGGTCTTGGTGCCGTAGCTGAAGCCGATGCCGCCGCTACTCATGAAACCGCTTTTCTTGGTGCTGGAATGATGCAACTCGTACACGGTATTGGTGGCCGCATCGATCGTGATATTGTTACCTGCCAGTAATCGCGTCGCATCATCGCTCAAGATGCTCGAACCGGTGACTTGCAGATCGTGCCCCGCCTGCACCGTCACGCTGCTGCCGCCAAGCGATGTGCCGATTGCCGTGGTCGTACTGACCACGTCATGCTTGGTGGTGGTCGTCTTGTTCAAGAAGCCCTCCTTCGTCGATTTGCTGGCGGTATCGCTCACTTCGTTCTGGAAACCATTGACCAGGCTGATGTCATTGCCCGCCACCAGGCCCAACGTTCCCTGCGCCTGCACATCCGCCGCACGCGCCTTCAGATCATGGCCCGCCTGCAAATTGACGTTGCCGGCGCCCATGATCTGGCTGCCCACTTCCCCCGTCTTGCTCTGCTTGCTGTAATTGTCGGCGTTGCGTATGTCATTCTGAGTGGAAGCCACGGTGACGGTATTGAGGGTCAGGTTATTGCCAGCAATCACGCTGGTCTGGCCATTCACGCCCGCGTTGGCGATCACGCCGCCCGTCACCATCACATCGCGCCCTGCCTGCACGACGAGGGCATTGCCTTGGTCCGTGCCCGTCACGTACATGCCTGCCGTCGAGCCGATGGTGGTGCTGGTCGACGTATTGCCCGTCCACCGCTCGCTGGCGTTGTTGACGGTGGTGCTGACCACGTTGATATCGCGGCCTGCACTGGCCAGCAACTGGGATTCCGCAACAACGCTGCCGCCGCGGTTATTGATGTCATTGCCGGCGATCAACGCTACTTTGTCGCCATGTACTTCACCCGCCTGCTGCTCGATACGCTTGGCCGACAAGCCGCTGCCGGAGGTAGCCACCACCGTATCGACGCTCAGGTCCCGCCCGGCAGAGATTGCCGTGACGCCGCCCGGCCCGGTATTGCTGACAATACCGCCAGCAATACTGACATCCCTTCCCGCAGACAGCACCAGGCTGCTGCCACTGGCGGCATCGCCGCTCACATACAGCCCTGCCACGCGCCCCAGATAGCGCCCGTCTTCCAGCGTATTGGTGGAAATATTAATGTCGCGTCCCGCGCTCGCCTGCAGTGTGCTATTGGCCGAAATGGTGCCGCCGATATTATTCAAGTCGTTGCGCGCCGCGATGCCGACGTTATCGGCGCCGACACGGCCTCCCAGATTGCTGACATTCTCCGCATTCAGCAACACGACTTCACGGCCGGCAATGGTGCCGCCATTCACCAGGTCGCCCGACAAGCGGATATCGACCTCCTTGCCTGCCAACAGACTGCCTGCGCCATCAAGGTCGTCTTCACGCACGCGCACGTAGACTTGCGGCACAAGCACCTTTTGCGTGGAACCATCGGCCAAGGTCACGTTTTGCTCCACCAGCCAGACGATATCGCTGGTCAGCGCCGCCATCTGTGCCGGCGTCAGCGCCAGGCCGGGACGCAGGTCCCAGGTCTGGGCAAAGGCGGCACCGGCATCCATCAGTCCCCGATACTGCTGATCATCGCTGGAATAGTCGCCGGTAAAGCGCTGCCCCGTCAATTCCGCGATCTGCTCGCGCACCAGGCGTTGCTCGTAAAAACCATCGCCCAGGCGCTTTTGCGTCACTGTCGGATCGAGCTGGACCTTGCTGGTCAGGTAGTCCGACCCCGTCCAGTCCTTGTAATTGGCAAAACGGGGATCCGTTTCCACAAGGAAGCGCGACGCAGGTCCGGGACTCGTCCTGAACAGGCTGGCATTCGGAATTTGCGTGGAAGGCGACGTCGTGCGCACGACTTGCGCGCGGCCCGAAGGGTTCGCCAAAGCCACCTGGCCGATGACCGTCATGCGTCCGGCGGACGCGCCGCCGGCGCCGGCCACCTGCGCTGCGCTGCCGGTGGCGCTCGACACCGTGGCGCCATGCGCTGCGGCCATGTCGGACTGTGTGGCCTTGCCCGGCCCCGTAGCGCCTGCCGCAAGTTCCTGCTTGACGCCCGCCAGGCTGAGCGCCTGGCCAGCATTGCCGGCACGCTCGCTCCCCTGCAAGCCGTTGCCGCCGCCCACTGAGGCAGGACCACCTTGCGTATTTTTCGCCAGCAAGCCCGCATCGACCTTGCCAGCACCAGCCACTCCGCCGACGGCGGCAACGCCGCCATCTTGCACACTGCCATGGCCTGCTGCCTGGCCCGCGCTGCCAAGGCGTCCGCTACCTTGCACACCGCCGGTCCCCCCTACCGCATCGGGTCCGCCTTGCGTCCCACCTGCCAGCAAGGCGGGATCGACCGTGCCAGCCCCAGCGGCACCGCCAACGGTACCTACAGAGCC of Janthinobacterium sp. PAMC25594 contains these proteins:
- a CDS encoding IS4 family transposase; protein product: MARLVLQRALDPAWVDALFERERGAQYQRELLFSTTVELMSVVAVGLRPSLHAAAQAYPDLPVSVQALYDKVKHTEPNLVRALVTGSVERLGDVITPFLQGNAPLVPGYRTRIVDGNHLPASEKRLKPLRAFRGAAMPGQSLVVYDPDSGLVVDMEPCEDAHSQERAVMPPLLERSHPGDLWIADRNFSTRMILSEWDRRGCAFIVREHGRTPNPAPLDELTYRGRIATGAVFEQCVAIPGATGQKVASRRIELQLYKPTDDGEMILRLLTNLPKEHFSARAIARLYSKRWRIETMFQRLESVLHSEVKTLGHPRAALFAFGIAILAYNVLTVLQRAVSTAHDLVASGIELSPFYVAVEVRAHYAGMVMAVPTKAWRRYDAMCASELSKLLLQIAAYAKPKTLRKHPRGPKKTVKKGYVAGAVARRHVSTARVLKDGAVNVHL
- a CDS encoding ankyrin repeat domain-containing protein produces the protein MNTDARKAPATMDAETLEFIQGLFALVREGDTQQLGAMLAQGVPVNFRNEKGDSLIMLASYLGHLETSRLLLEAGADANVPNDQGQTPLAGVAYKGYLEIAELLLRHGASVEGASPDGKTPLMMAAMFNRLAILELLLRHGARIDAVDSRGMTAVKLAKSMNAQETLARLASLGQTA
- a CDS encoding Imm70 family immunity protein, coding for MGLYLCVFDGDEELEGVEVGSYADFNFFRDAVAATVETGTVGTVCPVLNTHSDSDGEWTSQEAERLLAELMQIAEVLCCYPPVEFNSEWKKEVAKTFGLCPQTLLDCFFDIDGESLVARLKQLAQISISSGQPILFQ
- a CDS encoding phage tail sheath C-terminal domain-containing protein, with translation MKTPGVYIVEQDAFPNTVVEVATAIPVFLGYTEKAADGPVSKARIPTRIGSLVDYVRIFGGPPVPRFSLAPGVNQKTLTAALAQQFFLYHGVKLYFMNGGGPAYVISVGTFASVQVYGIQASDFMPEGDPAGVREAPFDALKKVLDVTLIVAPDSVLLAGADDCYQFWQAALQHCGGMQNRMALIDIHGGGRQRTFDPDGDVISGKKDGLREKIGSNFLNYGAAYYPWLNFDVVDEGSITYDSLQDAGLALLADALKAELAAMKPQPSAQMQGNMNTLYAAIQHRLPADAVPLPAGTESRTAVIARRHDQLRQVSPLYQRVVADMLALANQLPPACAMAGVYARTDESAGVWMAPANTSIMGALSPMVDISHDDQEDLNMPLDGRAVNAIRTLPTRGLVVWGARTLDGNSDDWRYINVRRTLIMLEQSIKNAMLAYVFAPNAATTWAAVQNMISNFLTSQWQSGALAGAKAQDAFSVQIGLGSSMSGDDILNGYMRVSIRVALLHPAEFIVLTFQQQQLVS